The following proteins are encoded in a genomic region of Pelodictyon phaeoclathratiforme BU-1:
- the csm2 gene encoding type III-A CRISPR-associated protein Csm2, whose protein sequence is MKTIQEIKEATSKFNSSLYEGLTIDDAIEYANVIARDLQKVKTHQLRRFFSAIKNIQNKVVDLKDNDLFPAGEYAELQMLRPQLANAVGRLHGSEKIAMQNLLDILRPVIKTVKKNNDFTRFVNFFESIIAYHKAYAKE, encoded by the coding sequence ATGAAAACAATTCAAGAAATTAAGGAAGCAACTTCAAAGTTTAATAGCTCCTTGTACGAAGGATTGACAATTGATGATGCCATTGAGTATGCAAATGTTATTGCAAGAGATCTGCAGAAGGTAAAAACACATCAGTTAAGACGGTTTTTTTCTGCAATAAAAAATATACAAAATAAAGTTGTTGATCTTAAGGATAACGATCTTTTCCCAGCAGGGGAATATGCGGAACTACAAATGCTGAGACCTCAACTTGCAAATGCTGTGGGGCGTTTACACGGATCAGAAAAGATCGCTATGCAAAATTTGTTAGACATTTTACGGCCTGTTATCAAGACTGTAAAAAAGAATAATGATTTTACTCGTTTTGTAAATTTTTTTGAATCAATTATTGCCTATCACAAGGCTTACGCAAAAGAATAA
- the csm4 gene encoding type III-A CRISPR-associated RAMP protein Csm4: protein MKYLVELQFDHAVHFGSSIAGFGIEDVDETCHSDTLFSGIINQLAAIEHLISDFSLKNFLQEFNSPTPPFRISSFGVVKGVDYFLPKPLIEPDFFACDSSVNKYKKDFKKLKWVHLEDFHKWQKKSLSSDDIKGYFVSYDNEPPPKSPPFSKIHTKVQHIQDRETDATQIYHTGQLFYGERVYPFFFVDFNSKSLSWEWFVEALRLIGISGLGGRRSTGYGKFCLRYEPILIGGDESAWPKKVCESNQHTKAITLWSNVLNHQSEGQYLFSLLAPKALSENDCFVYNLIIRKGWFFSNSSFCQMKRKTVYMFSEGSIFYRNVEGGLINISPDELPENHHDIYRYGLPFTIPFSI, encoded by the coding sequence ATGAAATATCTTGTCGAACTGCAATTTGACCACGCTGTTCATTTTGGGTCATCCATTGCCGGTTTTGGTATTGAAGATGTAGATGAAACGTGTCACTCAGATACTCTCTTTAGTGGTATAATTAACCAGCTTGCTGCGATTGAACACTTAATATCTGATTTTAGCCTCAAAAATTTTCTTCAGGAATTTAATTCACCAACGCCGCCATTTCGAATTTCATCATTCGGAGTTGTAAAAGGTGTGGATTATTTTCTCCCAAAACCTTTAATAGAACCTGATTTTTTTGCTTGTGATTCAAGTGTAAATAAGTATAAAAAAGACTTTAAAAAACTTAAATGGGTTCATTTAGAGGATTTTCATAAATGGCAGAAAAAATCCCTTAGCAGTGATGATATCAAAGGTTATTTCGTTAGTTACGATAATGAACCTCCTCCAAAATCGCCGCCCTTTTCAAAAATACATACAAAAGTGCAACATATACAAGACCGTGAAACAGATGCTACCCAAATATACCATACTGGGCAATTGTTTTATGGTGAAAGAGTTTATCCGTTTTTTTTTGTAGACTTTAACTCGAAATCTCTCTCATGGGAATGGTTTGTTGAGGCGCTGAGGCTTATAGGAATCTCAGGCTTGGGCGGGCGACGTTCAACTGGTTATGGTAAATTCTGCTTACGATACGAACCAATACTGATTGGTGGGGATGAGTCTGCATGGCCTAAAAAAGTTTGTGAAAGTAATCAGCATACCAAAGCTATTACTTTATGGAGCAACGTGCTAAATCATCAAAGTGAAGGTCAATATTTATTTTCTTTGCTTGCACCTAAAGCGTTAAGTGAAAATGATTGTTTCGTATATAATTTAATAATTCGTAAAGGATGGTTTTTTTCTAATTCAAGTTTTTGCCAGATGAAGCGAAAAACAGTTTACATGTTTTCGGAAGGTTCAATATTTTACAGAAATGTTGAAGGTGGATTGATCAATATCTCACCTGATGAACTTCCCGAAAATCATCATGATATTTATCGATATGGACTTCCTTTTACAATACCATTTTCTATTTAA
- the csm3 gene encoding type III-A CRISPR-associated RAMP protein Csm3 — MSKGLFGHIVLKGTIIAKTGMHIGASADTVEIGGIDTPVIKHPITFEPYIPGSSLKGKMRSLMEKIEVSKGVITYNRLVVKNNNIWQHVCSDSEHEMLISNHKTPGATNCDVCRLFGSTGENGNKNHPARILVRDAKLSNPNDLKLDALLIMEAKMENVLDRVHAAATPRTIERVPVGAKFNFEIVYRVEGEGCVTGIKNSDKTKVQTDVKNILLLLRAVEREGLGGNTSRGYGQVSFELTDFFYQKVKESGSTTQFPEENGVIFKGLEKVIEHVNDKEFKLQEL, encoded by the coding sequence ATGTCAAAAGGATTATTTGGGCACATCGTTTTAAAAGGAACCATTATTGCTAAAACCGGTATGCATATCGGAGCAAGTGCAGATACTGTCGAAATAGGTGGTATTGATACCCCTGTTATAAAACATCCTATAACCTTTGAACCCTACATTCCCGGGAGTTCTCTAAAAGGTAAGATGCGATCCCTGATGGAGAAAATTGAGGTAAGTAAAGGCGTTATAACATACAATCGTCTTGTTGTAAAGAATAATAATATATGGCAACATGTCTGTAGCGATAGCGAACATGAAATGTTGATTTCTAACCATAAAACACCGGGAGCAACTAACTGTGACGTATGTCGCCTCTTTGGTTCAACTGGAGAGAATGGAAATAAAAATCATCCTGCAAGAATCTTGGTTCGAGATGCTAAACTGTCAAATCCAAATGATTTAAAGCTAGATGCTTTACTTATCATGGAAGCAAAAATGGAAAATGTTTTAGATAGAGTTCATGCAGCAGCAACACCTCGAACAATTGAGCGTGTTCCAGTCGGAGCAAAGTTTAATTTTGAAATTGTTTATCGTGTTGAAGGTGAAGGATGCGTTACTGGAATAAAAAATAGTGATAAAACAAAAGTTCAGACGGATGTAAAAAATATTTTATTGCTGCTCAGAGCGGTTGAAAGAGAAGGTTTAGGAGGAAATACTTCACGAGGGTATGGTCAAGTTAGTTTTGAGCTAACTGATTTCTTTTACCAAAAAGTGAAAGAAAGTGGTTCAACAACCCAATTTCCCGAAGAAAATGGAGTTATTTTCAAAGGGTTGGAAAAAGTGATAGAACATGTTAACGATAAAGAATTCAAATTGCAAGAGCTATGA
- a CDS encoding RAMP superfamily CRISPR-associated protein — protein MTYEDKIERRTIRLTAVTPVHIKGKDIDYGQGFVRRDNYSAYAIDHMRLGKYLLSKGKFEVYLEEIDGLINRRKFKDFDFQKFLQTHNLYNINNPETHRELIDAGVFKAIVGSTNNKQFVRDGMLRAFIPGSTIKGFIRVACIYEHFKNKVFLKWEEFENEIRDYDKSLIDSFRFISVTDSRELDIQSIKDETVSIVSRNIREETVLPKTEEGEGRIIEFGKIKLQIGDTRFYDIDESLTNRFRLKTGVVISSYKLDSKGKKVIDLTIKDENISRGQSDLVKIVALNFKSDEDLECFNGETEFDIILNKNPANTPFKSIENLIHVLDSFSKNIWDLETKYLSQITENANNIEKIKKFYDGKRIANARIGFGTGLISKTPDGILEETVLTELVNALFQPMKPMPHTRPKSRKVISSSSEAVLPLGWIKLDIKP, from the coding sequence ATGACCTATGAGGATAAGATCGAACGTCGTACAATTCGTCTTACGGCGGTTACTCCTGTTCATATCAAAGGAAAAGATATTGACTATGGACAAGGATTTGTTCGTCGTGACAATTACTCTGCATACGCAATCGATCATATGAGACTAGGTAAATACCTGCTTTCCAAAGGGAAATTCGAGGTATACTTAGAAGAAATAGATGGACTAATCAACCGTCGTAAATTTAAGGATTTTGATTTTCAGAAATTTTTGCAGACACACAATCTCTATAACATTAACAACCCAGAAACACACAGAGAACTGATTGACGCTGGAGTTTTTAAAGCTATTGTCGGATCTACTAATAATAAGCAGTTTGTTAGGGATGGTATGTTACGGGCTTTTATTCCAGGTTCCACTATAAAAGGCTTTATTCGAGTAGCCTGTATTTATGAACATTTTAAGAATAAAGTGTTTTTAAAGTGGGAAGAATTCGAAAATGAAATTCGAGATTATGATAAAAGCTTAATAGATAGTTTTCGTTTTATATCTGTGACTGATAGTAGAGAGTTGGATATCCAAAGTATTAAAGATGAAACTGTTTCTATTGTTTCCCGAAACATTCGCGAAGAAACAGTTCTGCCGAAGACTGAAGAAGGCGAAGGAAGGATAATTGAGTTCGGTAAAATAAAGTTGCAAATTGGCGACACCAGATTCTATGACATAGATGAATCCCTAACTAATAGATTTCGGTTAAAAACCGGTGTTGTTATATCGTCATATAAACTCGATAGTAAAGGAAAAAAAGTTATTGATTTGACCATTAAAGATGAAAATATTTCCAGAGGTCAGTCGGATTTAGTAAAGATTGTTGCTTTGAATTTTAAGAGCGATGAAGATCTTGAGTGCTTCAACGGAGAAACGGAATTTGACATTATCTTAAACAAGAACCCAGCGAATACCCCATTTAAAAGTATAGAAAACCTAATTCATGTGCTTGATTCATTTTCCAAAAATATATGGGATTTGGAAACAAAATATTTGTCACAAATAACAGAAAATGCTAATAACATAGAAAAAATAAAAAAGTTTTACGACGGAAAACGAATAGCAAATGCTCGTATTGGATTTGGAACAGGGCTTATTAGTAAAACTCCAGATGGAATTTTAGAAGAGACTGTCTTAACTGAACTAGTTAATGCTCTTTTTCAACCAATGAAACCCATGCCTCATACACGCCCAAAAAGTCGTAAAGTGATCTCTTCAAGCAGTGAAGCAGTACTGCCGCTTGGATGGATAAAGCTGGACATAAAACCATGA
- the cas10 gene encoding type III-A CRISPR-associated protein Cas10/Csm1, protein MVPTGHNIVELGIKLLKEKKIAISAFAEAFSLAGVTATELKLAPLKSVFGGDRYFEPKELSAFDINYPTLDSIDYFNNVTLDVIGNCLASLERFGSFVATDIDNTIPVYDLFKTAAAIQNCLNNELKDNPFLLVSADFSGIQDTVYTISSKGALKTLRARSFMLELLTEHIVYEILHACGSERYAIIYSGGGGFSLLLPNIAGNVKAIDGYREVLNKWALQEFSGKFFIAMDALVFNEEKLKDKGIFKKLRQEQSDNLDRQKSRKFLRQLDKLFKPEMPEQVNLQTECQITRRDDLPNKEMRDLGSGEKMPEHNPDMTKTWVSESCYRQYRLGDKLIGTKYVCRRKIAKDDRSGFVQLPTMKSTPTKLSFCYYVVSSKLIHNSDAIWCINSWTERESSRTLLYSNYVRKYGDLTAYTKKLGNESHTNVEERQAKDTDTATFEGLAASSCGADLIGALRMDVDNMGDLFRNIESFAALSTKSRMLNLFFKVYLNQICAGHLGSRLSPTDIVGKNYTEKNAAEENKGRNVSVIYAGGDDLFILGAWDETTELAFDIQRCFALFTGGMFDTTKKIISGGQGISGGLTLHQPKFPLYQMAIKSGEAESVAKHAKVQKNCFTPFLLALDHVDKGYEFYNNQTVRIIDWNDPTFFGLLENLVVLTEKHITGNQIDTIKLEAVSKGFIYKLFEVARVWVAEGTLYLPRLRYIFSRLEKQYIDNKDTHKQAGIQSLRSILFSSIKHEREKSIKRMTLTLNWFEQLQRNK, encoded by the coding sequence CGCTGAAATCCGTCTTTGGTGGGGATAGATATTTTGAGCCAAAAGAGCTTTCTGCTTTTGATATCAATTATCCCACACTTGATTCTATTGACTATTTCAATAATGTAACGTTAGATGTTATCGGAAATTGTCTTGCTTCACTTGAACGGTTCGGATCCTTTGTCGCAACCGATATCGACAATACTATCCCTGTCTATGATCTTTTTAAGACCGCAGCAGCTATTCAAAATTGCTTAAACAATGAACTAAAGGATAATCCATTTCTGCTTGTAAGTGCCGATTTTTCCGGCATTCAGGATACAGTATACACCATTTCCTCAAAAGGAGCACTCAAGACACTTCGAGCTCGTTCCTTCATGCTTGAGTTGCTCACAGAACACATAGTGTATGAGATTTTACATGCATGTGGTTCAGAGCGGTATGCTATTATCTACTCTGGTGGGGGCGGCTTTAGCCTGTTACTGCCGAACATAGCCGGAAATGTAAAAGCTATTGATGGCTATAGAGAGGTACTTAATAAATGGGCTTTACAGGAATTTTCAGGGAAGTTTTTTATTGCAATGGATGCATTGGTATTCAACGAAGAGAAGCTGAAAGACAAAGGGATTTTTAAAAAGTTAAGACAAGAACAATCTGATAATTTAGATAGGCAGAAATCTCGGAAATTTTTACGCCAACTTGATAAGCTTTTCAAACCTGAGATGCCAGAGCAAGTTAACTTGCAGACTGAGTGCCAGATTACCAGACGGGACGATTTGCCAAATAAAGAAATGCGTGATTTAGGAAGTGGCGAAAAAATGCCGGAGCATAATCCCGATATGACAAAAACCTGGGTTTCAGAAAGCTGTTACAGGCAATATCGTTTGGGTGACAAGCTAATTGGTACAAAGTATGTCTGTCGGAGAAAAATAGCAAAGGACGATAGAAGCGGGTTTGTTCAGCTTCCGACTATGAAATCGACACCAACGAAGCTCTCATTTTGTTATTATGTTGTCAGTTCGAAGTTGATTCACAATTCAGATGCAATTTGGTGCATCAATTCTTGGACAGAACGAGAGAGTTCGAGAACCTTACTGTACTCTAATTATGTCCGAAAGTATGGTGATCTTACTGCCTATACTAAAAAGTTAGGAAATGAATCGCATACAAATGTTGAAGAAAGACAAGCCAAGGATACTGATACAGCGACGTTTGAGGGTTTAGCTGCAAGTTCCTGCGGTGCAGATCTGATTGGTGCATTGCGAATGGATGTCGATAACATGGGTGACTTGTTTCGCAATATTGAAAGCTTTGCCGCGCTTTCAACAAAATCAAGAATGCTGAACCTCTTTTTTAAGGTGTACCTCAATCAAATATGCGCAGGACATTTAGGCAGCAGACTTTCTCCAACTGACATTGTCGGGAAAAATTACACGGAAAAGAATGCAGCCGAAGAAAATAAAGGACGCAATGTCTCAGTGATTTACGCAGGAGGTGACGATCTATTTATTCTCGGTGCATGGGATGAAACAACGGAACTTGCCTTCGATATTCAACGCTGCTTTGCCTTATTCACAGGTGGAATGTTTGATACAACTAAAAAGATCATTAGCGGAGGACAAGGAATATCCGGCGGTCTCACTCTGCACCAGCCAAAATTCCCACTTTACCAAATGGCAATAAAATCAGGTGAGGCAGAAAGTGTTGCAAAACATGCAAAAGTGCAAAAAAACTGCTTCACACCTTTTTTGCTTGCCTTAGATCATGTTGATAAGGGTTATGAATTTTATAACAACCAAACAGTTCGAATCATTGACTGGAACGATCCAACTTTTTTTGGATTACTTGAAAACTTAGTAGTATTAACGGAGAAGCATATAACCGGCAATCAGATTGATACCATCAAACTCGAAGCTGTTTCAAAAGGATTTATTTACAAGCTGTTTGAAGTAGCAAGAGTTTGGGTCGCTGAAGGGACTTTATACTTGCCTCGCTTGCGTTACATATTTTCACGTTTAGAAAAACAATATATAGATAACAAAGATACTCACAAGCAAGCAGGTATTCAAAGCTTGCGAAGTATTTTGTTTTCATCAATTAAGCATGAAAGAGAAAAATCTATTAAGCGTATGACATTGACGCTTAACTGGTTTGAACAACTTCAACGCAATAAGTAA